The sequence below is a genomic window from Marmota flaviventris isolate mMarFla1 chromosome 9, mMarFla1.hap1, whole genome shotgun sequence.
AAGTGCTGCTGGTCTGAAGACCACACACGGAGATCCATTTGCCTAGTCAATTCATTATCTTATCCTTTTAGATGCCTATTTCAtatcttttctgcttttctcaaATCTTCAATGTCCACTTATATTCCGAATCTCAGCTgatattttgcctattttaacAAGAAGACAAAAGAGATCAACCAAAAGGCACTTCTACCATGTCCACTGCCAAATGGACAACTAACTTACACCTGTATCTTGCACATTCTGTCTCCTGTTCTGTTATCATGAATAAATTGTCCATgtccctaaaccaaactctatatGTGGATACTTTCTCTCCCAATTGCTGTAACCTATCTATTAAATGATTTACTCTTatgattgctttctttttctcctgcatTATTTTCCCTTCATTATTGGATGTTcccatcaaaataaaaacatcatgcACTATTCTTAccttcaggaaaaacaaaacaagaaacactAAAAAGCTTTTAAACCCCACATTCCCACTAGTCTTTATCCCCTTTGCTAATTTATAATACCCTTGTTGGATCTTCATTTGCTCCTAACCACAAGCTATCTGCCCCACCTCTGTTTTCAAAACTGATCTCATGTGgccttcagcttttttttttttttaaatcagatttagTGATCAATTCTCAGTCCCCATCCTACTGAACTACCAGGATCATTTTGATATATTGAATTACTCTCTCCTCTTTGAAATTCTTCACTTGaaaattctttataatttcttaaattttcttggTTAGTTTtggttacacatgatagtagaatccattttgatataattttatgaacatggaatatatcttattctagttaagagtcccattcttttttaaattaatttttaaaatttatatatgacagaagaatgcattacaattcttattacacatatagagcacatttttcatcTCTCTATAGAGATGAAACAGAATTCCCCCAACTTCATCTCtatagagagatgaaaaattgtatatacaaagtatattcacaccaatttgtgtcttcatacatgtacttagggtaatgatgtccatcacattccaccatcatttctaatctcATGAAcactcactttccctcccacccctctgccctatctagagtttgtctattcctcccatgctctctctccctaccccagtatgaatcagcctccttatatcagagaaaatatttgtcatttggctttttgggattggctaccttcacttagcaatttcttctttaactccatccatttacctgcaaatgccatgattttattttcttttattgctgagtaatatttcattgtgtatatatatgccactttttttttatccattcatctattgaagggcatctaggttggttccacagtttagctattgaagagcccattcttatggatgtacatgatggtgggattcactttgttgttttcatatatatatatacatgggaaaattatatcagattatcagattcattctttcctttgcctatttttcctcccttccctcccacattactgttgtattctttctttctttctttttcttttctcttctcttctctcctcctcctcctcctcctcctcctcctcctcctcctcctcctcctcctcctcctcctcctcctcctcttcttcttcttcttcttcttcttcttcttcttcttcttcttcttcttcttcttcttcttcttcagaaTTCTGAATTGGTGTGGAGCCACaggaatgcattttaaaaaatctctatagTTTTTATTCTATAATCATTAACTAATTGGCTCTCTAAATGCTTATGAACTCTAGACTTAAAATATTTAGCTATCTTCCTACATCTCAATTTAGCTATAATAGAgacataatatatatacatacacacatgcacatgtatgtTTTACAGCATGTTGCTTTTCTGCTTAACAgcatgcttatttttattttatcttaataaatatcatttgttcttgagtttccctgggagatattaaaaaacaaaacaaaacaatgaaaacctCAAGTCATCCTTGACACCTCTCTCATAATTCCAATTTTACCCATCAGCAAAtcaatactttgaaaatatagaaagaattcaTGGTTAATACTGAATTAAACAGAAAACAGGGATATAAGATGCCAGGAAGAAGGCCTTTATATAGAAAGAAGCTGAATTTGGTTGAACTAAAGAAATTTGTACAATTGCCCAATCCCAGTTTGAGTTTCCATACAACACATATGAGATTGTGTGGAAGCAGGGCTCTTGGCCTGGGAGGGATTGATCAGTACAGGGACCTCACTATGAAAAGCACAAATggggtaaagaaaataaaagaggtaaGGAGGGTGTTAGAAGTTCCCAGGGATCGAGAGCACCTTGGAGGAATCTCCAGAATCCATTGTGTGAGGTTATGATGCCAGTCCTGAGGTCACAGAGGTGACCTGATGGAGTAGGTTCCGGCCCAGAAGGCCTCAGGGGTGGCTGTGAAGCAAGATGAGGGCGGTTTGGAGCCCTGCATAAGAAGGAGGACGGGGCCACAGCTGATTGGTATGTGTTCCCCAGACTGGGCCCTTCTTCCTATCTTCGCCCCATCATTCATCAACTGATGGCCTTTTCCCCAGGGCCCCAGATTTACCTTCCCTGATCCCAACATCTCTTAATCTCATATTCCTCCAAAAATGTCCACTCCCAGAGACTTCATGGCCCCTTCTATGTACACCCTGCAGCTTCCCCTTCCCTGAGGCCCAAGACCCTCTTCATCCTCACCTTTCCTACTTAACATCACTGCCTGAAAGGATGATCTTGGTCTTCCATCTCCATTCCCTCAGCTGTGTCCCCACAGACCTGGGACTCCTGCTGCCAACCATGGCCAAAAGTGGAGAGGCTCTGCCACAGGGCAGCCCACCGCCAGTCCAGGACCCCCACCTCATCAAGGTGACAGTGAAGACGCCCAAGGACAAGGAGGATTTCTCAGTTACAGACACATGTACCATCCAGCAGTTGAAGGAAGAGATATCTCAGCGCTTTAAGGCCCACCCTGATCAGCTGGTCCTAATATTTGCTGGCAAAATCCTTAAGGACCCTGATTCATTGGCACAGTGTGGAGTACGAGATGGCCTCACCGTTCACCTGGTCATCAAGATGCAGCGCCGTGCCATGGGCCCTGAGTGCCCAGCTGCCTCAGTCCCTACTCCAGGCCCAAGTCCTGGATCACTCCCTCAGCCAAGCTCCATTTATCCCACAGATGGGCCACCCACCTTCAGTTTAGGTGTCCTCGTAGGCCTCAATGGGCTGGGTCTGACCTCTGGTAGCTTCCCTGACCAGCCAAACTCACTGATGTGGCAGCATGTATCAGTGCCTGAATTTGTGGCTCAGCTAATTGATGACCCCTTCATCCAGGGTCTGCTGTCCAATACGGGCCTGGTGCGCCAGCTGGTTCTTGACAATCCTCATATGCAGCAGCTAATCCAGCACAACCCTGAGATTGGGCATATTCTCAACAACCCTGAAATCATGCGGCAGACGCTGGAGTTTCTACGTAACCCTGCCATGATGCAAGAGATGATGCGTAGCCAGGATAGGGCTCTCAGTAACCTGGAGAGCATCCCTGGTGGCTACAATGTGCTTCGCACCATGTACACAGATATTATGGACCCAATGCTTAATGCGGTACAGGAGCAGTTTGGTGGAAACCCTTTTGCCACAACCACAACTACTAATTCCACCAGCAGCAGCAACCAACCTTCAAGGACAGAGAATTGTGACCCTCTCCCCAACCCCTGGACTTCCACATATGGAGGTTCAGGGGCCAGGCGAGGAAGGCAGTCTGGGGATCAGGATGCATCTGAAATTAGAAGTAGGGTCCCAAACTTTCTGGGTAACATAGGACTCTATGATTATCTCCAGCAATTTCATGAGACCCCCCAGTCCCTGGGAACGTATCTTCAGGGAACTGCATCCACTCTAAGCCCAAGGCAGGAACCTCCATCACCAGGAAACAGAATTCCCCCAACTTCATCCTCATCCCAGGAACCTGGATCAGGTCAGCCTCTCCCCAAGGAGTCAGTAACAATCAAGGGAAAGTCCTTCTGTCCAGCTTTCCTGAGATATCCCTCAGAGAGTAGTACTGGACAAGGTAGAGGCCAAGACGGTACAGGGAAGGATTCTACTAACCACAACACCAGCATGCCTGATCTTGTGTCTGGGCTTGGCGATTCTGCCAACAGGGCTCCATTTGGTCCTTCACCACCTTCCCCTATGACAACCACTGCTGGAGTCCCTGAGCCTCCCTGGATGCCACCACCAGGATATCCAAGATTTCTGAGGCCTGATGGCTTGAATCATGCCCCCCATTTGCAGGATGAAATACATCAGCAGCTACCTTTATTGCTGCATCTTCAGGCAGCCATGGCAAACCCTCGTGCCATGCAAGCCCTGCTGCAGATTGAGCAAGGTCTGCAGATCCTGGCAACTGAAGCACCTCGTCTCCTGCTCTGGTTCATGCCTTGCCTAGCGGGGCTGGGCGGTATGGCAGGAGGGACAGAGTCTAGAGAAGGTGGCTTTATGTCTGAGGATCCCcgcccagctccagcccctcagGTTTCCCCAGCACAGGGTTCTTCAGAATTAGGCTTCCATTCCACTCCCTTTCTCCAGATGTTGCAAGCCTTAGCTAATGCCAGTCCCCAACAGCTACAGCCTGAGGCTCACTTCCGGGCACAACTGGAGCAACTTCGGGCCATGGGCTTTCTGAACCCTGAAGCCAATCTTCAGGCCCTCATTGCCACAGGGGGTGATGTAGATGCTGCTGTGGAGAAGCTGAGGCAGTCGTAGCAGCTTTAGTTGTTCAGACCATATCTTTTCCTCtgtgccttttccccatatcctatTACCCTAGCTCTCCCATTCTTGAATACAACTGCAATATAAACCAAATTTACTATGATGCCCTTTACTGTGGAGACATTGTTGTTCCAGAGTTGATGAGGAAGAATAAGAGCCAGAAATAGGGTGGGGGAACTGTGTGTGATCCAGCTACCCCCAACACTGGACTACCATGGGGCCCCCATCTGAGCTTGGTGTATGCCTGTTTTGAGATGCAATTACATCCAATCTCCAGTGTTAGCCACCGTTTGAGTCTGATTCTTGTGGGAGATGAAAACAGGGGAGAATATGGGAGAAAAGCTAGCAATAAGTGCTATCTCTATGAATGGAAGGACttagagaggaaagaaagcacAATGTTTGGATTTAGAAGAGTCAGGCATGTCATGGAGTCAGAGGAGGGAATATTACTGCAGCCCTATGAAGACTGAGTCCTGAGACTTTCCTTGTGTCTTTCTAGAAGCCTTACAGATTATATGTCCTGTAGTAGCTGCCATCGAGTTACCTGCATTTTAGGGCTCCCTACCACCACCTGGCTGAAGAATCAACATGGTTTGTTCCCAGTCCCTGAAGACTATCCCCCAGATGGCTGGCTGTCATTTTCAGGAGTTAATTCTGATCCCTGAGTGCATAGATGTAGAGCATGAGGAATCAGGCTGAATTCTCTAGTGAATCTCAACTAGTTTATAATGTCCCTTGCAGTCAGATTCAGAGACTTGatttcttgcaaaaaaaaaaaaaaaaaatctaatacatACCCTGTGCATAGTATCTGCTAGCTGTTAGGAATTCACTGTGCACAAAAGGGACACAATCCTGCCCTCATGAGTTTATGAGATTGTGGCAGGAGCTGTTCTAACTGAATATATGAATACTCATTATTCATCATTATGGATTTTGACAAGGAGCTGTGAAATAGCATTGATGGACTTGTTGTTAGTTTAGTCTGGGGGCTATACTGAGTGTATACTCAGGGCTAACCCTTGACAAGTGGTAAGGGGGAAGTAGGAAAACTTGGAAGGGGGACTGAAGAGAAGAACCATATGTATAAAGGCACTAAGTAGGAGGTACGTAACACAGGAGGTGCCTCTGGCacctaaattatttttcatattcagaaatatttccCATTGCCCATGTACTTCTATGTTAAAGTATTATAACTCCTAAAACAATCAAGGGAACAATGTTTTCCACATAATATGCCAGAGAACACAAATTACTAAGAAATGCACaaatgtgcttttttaaaaaagagtattatatctctttaaatatgttttcatatgagcatattttatacacacatttacacacatgtataaaaaaaaaaaacccagagtcTGATAGATTTAAAACAGAGTGTAAGAATAAGAAGTATTCATGCTGTGTTATAGAAGAAAAAGGGTCCTTGATGGGAGGGTACCATTATAGTAAAAGTGTCTGGGGGTATGTTTAAGTATCAGAGTCCCATTGTGTCACCCTTCCATAAGCTGAAGAGAGCAATCTCCCCTTGGAGCCCAGGGTATTTAGACAAGCCTGTCTACCTTTGAGATTCTGGCATGTGGCTTAAAGGAAATGAGACAAACTTTTGGGACAAAtttatcccagtgacttaggtTTCAATCTCTTGGTGAGGCATGAATCTTTAAGGTCTCCATTTCTTACTCTGCTCCCCATCAAAGTGGAAATTCTTGTCCTAATCAAAAGCACTGATTCTtggggaaaagaagaggaaagccTTCTTTTTCATCTGGGGCTGTGTCTAAATGGGGAAGATGTACAATGCCACCCATACTTTTCATCATTTGGAGAGGGCCAAGTAGATCTGAGAAACTTCatggaaagaaattttattgttctTACCTGACTTCCATTTGGGCCAGCAACCTGAAGTCTCATACGACCTTAAACTCAGCTTTCCAGGATGGTCTGCAGGTAGGCTAGGTCTGAAAGACCTGGCAGGGAGGAGAGTGTTATTTTAGTAGATTTTTCTCTTGTTATATCCTCTTTAAAAATACTAACACATATTAAgtgtacatattaatggagttCAGTGAAATATTTCCATACCTGAAAACAGTGTGAGCTGATCAAATCCAACCATCCTTTTTTGCTCCCCTTGTCCCCACAGACATCCATGTGGTTGGGGAGATTGGGTAAATAGGACCAGAATTTGTGGCTGGAAGAATAAAGACTGTTGGAATTTTGAGGAGAAGGGATCCCTGCATGCTGATATCACTCAAAGTGCCGGTCACCTGGGACTTCTCATCTGTTGTTCCTGCTCTAACTCTAGCACTCTGTCGGCAGAAGTCTAAGACCAAGTATCTGTTCTTGACATGGGAGTTGTGTAGGTGGAGAAGACAGTCTCAGAGAGCTTTGGTCATACTGGGCATAGTGCCTGGCTCCTTCCAAAGAAATCTTACCCTTTTTCTGACCAAGAAATTTGCTAGAAAGCAAACACAAacgtgtgcacatgtgcatgcatacacacacacacaaacacacaaacacacacacacaccaaagagaCTGATTCAATCTACATTGTTAATCTGCATCACAAGTAGCTAGAGAGGTGGACTGCAGTTTAAGAGGAAGGTATTATTCAGATAATGGGAAATGTGTGTATGCAttcatattctttccttttaaaatatgttctaatATTTCcatcataaatatgtacacatattttcTAGATGTTTTAAGTTCTTACTACTTAAGTTGTATTTTAATAGCAGCTAGCAGATATTTAGAGTTTATTGTATGTCAGGCCCTATTAAACTCTCTAAGTCAGATTTCATATAACAGTCCTTTAGTGCAGTTAATATTATTATGCCCAATTTACAAAGAGGAAAGCTGAGGAATATGATGAAGGGAAATACTTtgcttaaatttataaaaatttttcatattagaGCCAGGACTTAAAATTTCCAAAGCTTATGTTGTTTACAGTGGTACCAAAACAAATTAGTCTGTGCTTTAATCCATATTCCCCCAAAAGTGGATCAGGAGAGGATTTGTAGCATTTAATTGGAATTTTTGGACACTTGACTCCTGCAAATACCATATcctacatatgtatgtatgtgtatttctgcttctttgcttcaattattttaacattatacttcaattattttaacattaaaatatttaatttacaaaGGCCCAGTGCTTAAGTCATTATTCTTCTGTGAAATACCATtgattaattttgtctttatttttccaaattttctttatagCAGATATCAGATTTCAGAAAAGCTCAAATGAGCTTTTGATTGGCTTTCCTACACatataaattagagaaaattgagaaatttaCAATAGACAGTCTTTCCTCTCAGAGTAGAGAATGTTTCCATCAATTCAGGTTTTATTTGTCCTCTATAAAGCATTGTAGCTTCTTCATTGAATTCTGACATATTTGGGTTTATTTAAGCacacattataattcttattttgagtAGAGTTTTTTCCACTATGTATTCTGCATGGTATTACTGCTGTGGTGAAATTGTCCTGTCTCCAGTTACAGTATGAATTCTTTGTGTAGACAGACATTGTGCTGATTTTTATGCAAGTAATGAATGCATCTTTGATAAAGGTTTAGTCTCTACTcttctaataatttatttatgtaaatgtcAATTGTAGataaaatacataagtaaaataagatattataaaaaataatttcactaCCAGACAGCACTATTAAAACAATGATGTTTGGCCTTCCACATAGTTTAATAAATCTGCCCTTTTAACTTGATAATGCATCATGAAACTTTCTAAGTTATTAAGCAGCCTTTTtcaattcattaattattttctgaatactTTTTATATGCCATAAACTGTGCTTGGTGTTAGGAATACAATGGTAAGCAGAGAGATATTCTCTAAGAAATTTACAATTTAAGGGAATTGATAGACCTCAGAAGTAACAGTTAACTCTTATAGAGTGCTCACTTAAGAACTAGGCACTATTGTACCACCTTTacaatattaactcatttaattcttattgtAACTCTATAAAGCAGGCactattattatatgtattttacagatgagtagcTAATGCAAGGCAATGGTAAGGGTCTAGACCACGATTACACAGCTAGTAACTGATGGAGctggagtcaggatttgaaccaaTCTTTCTAGAGAttacttttttttgagacagggtcttactatgttgcccagactggtctcaaattccttggctcaagtgatctttttgcttctgtctcccaagtagctggggttacaggtgtgcaccaccatgcctggctgagatCGTACTCTtttcttttgggtactggggactgagctcagagtcactcgaccactaagccacatccccagccctattttgtactttcttcagagacagggtctcactgagttgtttagcacctcacttttactgaggctggctttaaactgggGATcaccctgccttagcctcccaagcacccccagattacaggcatgcttcaTCGCACTTGGTTAGATCATACTCTTTCTTAttccttattctttttgattttctATTACATAAAGAATTATTGAATTGCAATTAGGATAAATTTTGTGCAGAGAATAAAGCATTTTGCTACTGCATATAGTAAAAGGAGAGAGCTACACTTTTTAGAAGGGTGTTCAGAATGTCTTTCTGGAGGTATTTATGCCTAGACTTGAAGGGTCTGGGAAGGCAAGGCACTCGAAGAGCCAGGGGAAGCATGTTTCATacaaaagaaaagtataaaaggaattgacttccttaataagacttctatagtgcaagaattaaaattaaaataaatgggatggattcaaactaaaaagcttcttttcagcaaaagaaacaatcagtgaggtgaatagagagcctacaacttgggacaaatttttaccacacgcacatcagatagagcactaatctctagggtatataaagaactcaaaaaccttaacaccaaaaaaaccaagttaccc
It includes:
- the Ubqln3 gene encoding ubiquilin-3 — its product is MILVFHLHSLSCVPTDLGLLLPTMAKSGEALPQGSPPPVQDPHLIKVTVKTPKDKEDFSVTDTCTIQQLKEEISQRFKAHPDQLVLIFAGKILKDPDSLAQCGVRDGLTVHLVIKMQRRAMGPECPAASVPTPGPSPGSLPQPSSIYPTDGPPTFSLGVLVGLNGLGLTSGSFPDQPNSLMWQHVSVPEFVAQLIDDPFIQGLLSNTGLVRQLVLDNPHMQQLIQHNPEIGHILNNPEIMRQTLEFLRNPAMMQEMMRSQDRALSNLESIPGGYNVLRTMYTDIMDPMLNAVQEQFGGNPFATTTTTNSTSSSNQPSRTENCDPLPNPWTSTYGGSGARRGRQSGDQDASEIRSRVPNFLGNIGLYDYLQQFHETPQSLGTYLQGTASTLSPRQEPPSPGNRIPPTSSSSQEPGSGQPLPKESVTIKGKSFCPAFLRYPSESSTGQGRGQDGTGKDSTNHNTSMPDLVSGLGDSANRAPFGPSPPSPMTTTAGVPEPPWMPPPGYPRFLRPDGLNHAPHLQDEIHQQLPLLLHLQAAMANPRAMQALLQIEQGLQILATEAPRLLLWFMPCLAGLGGMAGGTESREGGFMSEDPRPAPAPQVSPAQGSSELGFHSTPFLQMLQALANASPQQLQPEAHFRAQLEQLRAMGFLNPEANLQALIATGGDVDAAVEKLRQS